CTCCAACAGGTGGTTATTACTGGATGGGCATTACTGATGTGGCAAATGGTGAATGGGATTTCCACAGGCTCCAGGGAGGATGTGCTGCTGTCCAGAGTATATCCCCTCTGCTGCCTCACCAGCACTTCtcacctcctgcccagcagtTCACAACTCAGCATAACCTTAAAGGCTGGACCAGAACTCAAAGTTCAGTGCCCGGGGTGGCCTTTTTAGAGCCTGACTCTGTGCTCACCTCCTCATGGTTCTTCTTCAGATAAGCCAGCTCCTCCTTCAGGTTCTCGATCTGCATCTCCAGGTCGGCTCTGGACAGGGTCAGCTCATCCAGGACCCGGCGCAGGCCGTTGATGTCGGCCTCAACACTCATGCGCAGAGCCTGCTCCGACTCAAACCTGGGGGCACAAACACACTCAGCAAAGCTGCACCAGCCCCTGGCTTTGCTGTCTGCTGCCTCCACACTGCTGTTGGCATCGTGGCAATACTACATGGCCCCATCGACAATTTTCCTAGGGGAAGTCCTGAGCAAAGTGGGTGGAAACTGATAAAAAAGTGTCCACCTGAGTCTGTAACATCACCCTGCTCCTTACACCAGGCCTCGGTactggccctgggctctgctgagtTGCACACACACATTAAAGGCACAGTGAGGCACAGGGCAAGGTCTCTGCACCAGAGATAAATCAGCAACAGGAATAAAATAGTGGGTTTGGATGGAAGCAACGTAATCCCTGTGTGCCTGTAAGACTGAGAGAACCATCTGCTTTGGAAATTGCACCCTCATTTTGAAGGCTTTGCTTCCACATTGCCTTTCTGGGGTGTGGATGGgattttctcctcatttcaTCAAACTTCCCTGCACactttattccattttttccaggaaatgtgTCTTACTTAGTCCTGAAGTCATCTGCTGTCAGCCTGGCATTGTCAATCTGCAGCAGGAGGTTGGAATTGTCAACTGTGGCCGCCAACACCTGGGCAGTGAAAGATAAAAGAGCGTCAGGAATTCCTCCTGGCTGAGTGTTGGGACAGGAACAACACTTTTGGGAAAGTTTGGCATTTCCTTAGCAGAAGTCTGGAATCAGGACAAGTGAGATACAGCTGAGACTGACTGCTCATGACCTCCCTTTCCAAAAATCCACCAGTAAGTGTTTCAAAAGGCAGAGTGAGGCCACATAAGATGGGTGAGATCTGATAGTGGCCTTTGTTCCTATCCTCCAGGGCAGGTGCTGTTTGGGGAAAGGTCAGAGGGACCAGTGGGGTGTCTGTGCTTGTTACACTTTATTCTGGGATGGATTTAATTGGTTGGCAGCAGAAACGGAGCAAAAGGCAGTGAGCAGGTGCCTACAGATTCTGATTTTCATATtcccaaagcaggagcaaatAACCCACACTGGGAGGAGAACTCTGTTgaggagagggggggaaaatgAGCTCCCTGCATCCTTTGCCAGCACTCCTGCAGATCCAGCTGTCCACAGCTTCTGGAATCCCTGGGGGCAATTCATACATGGGAAGTAACAGAGAACAATGTAAAGTGGAGCATTTCCTCCAAAATGGTATGCTGGGACTCCAATCAAACAGAGAGGAATCCCCCCcgagctgcctgggctgggcacttTGTACCaattccagctctggggcagtAATTGCCAAAAGAGGCAAAAACCTCGTTATTGGTCAGTTCCATCATTTTATCATCTGACTCTCCTCCACAGGAGGAGCTGAAACAAGTCTGCAAATTCTTTGCCTGAATGTTTCCAAATATGACATCAGTGTTTCATAGTTTGCCCACAGCTGCAAATCTCCCTGCACCTTAATTTTAAACTCCCAAGGACTCACAAGATCAGTGCAGACTTGTCTGTCTTCTTCATTTTTGTCTTACATCCTCTTAGATCTGTTCCGGCCAGTGAAAGCAGCCACTTGTCCCACTCAGGAGGATGTAACCAAAAGCTGACATTGAGACATCTCTAATTTCCAGCCAGGCACTCTACACATGCCAGTGGGACGCTTTTTACGACATAATTAGTAATGACTGATTACAGGAGTAACAGTCATTGTCTCTGCTTCCTCTCTGACACACTGTGATAATCCCAGCATCCTACCTTGTTCCTGAGCTCCTAGATAGTCCTGTAGTaagaaggaaggcaggaggtgACAGTGTGGCAGCAAGTACCATCAGGTAACCTGAATCTATCTGCCTCCTTTCCTGCCCCATCTTTCTCCCTACACCAGAACAGTCAACAGAAAGCCCATTCTGGTGCCTGGTGATCTGCTGTTCATAGTGACTGTTATTGCAaagctctgcttttcatttcacaCGAATTACCTGCTATTTGATAAACCTCTCCCCTCCAGCTGTAACATGAAAAAGGTCATCTCTTCACAAGTGACTTTGGTGAAGATGTCCCGTTAATGCCAGCATCCTACCTTGTTCCTGAGCTCCTCGATAGTCCTGTAGTAGGGGCTGTAGTCACGGTCAGGACCAGGTCCCTGCTTCTTGTACCACTCCCTGATCTTCACCTCCAGGTCGGTGTTGGCCTCCTCCAGGGCTCGCACCTTGTCCAGGTAGGCGGCCAGGCGGTCGTTGAGGTTCTGCATGGTCTCCTTCTCCCCCGCCGGCAGGATGCCATCACCGCCTCCAAAGCCTCCAAATCCTCCTCCAAAGGCGGCCCCAAAGCCGGCCCCATAGCTGCCCCCAAAGCCCCCGCCCAGGGCCCCTCCTGCGCTGCTGCAGTAGCTGCCCCCAAAGCCGCTGCCGAGCCCCGAGACCACGCGGGAGGAGACGGAGTAGCTGCCGGAGCCCCCGTGCACGCTGGGGGCCCGGTACCCTCCTCCCCCGACACGCACGGAGGAGACCCTGCTGGAGCCTCCCCCCAGGCCCCCGAAGCCCTTGAGGGAGGTGGAGGACGAGTATTGCCTGACAGTGGTGCTCATGCTGGAGGCTGGAGGTGCAGGGAGAGGCGGCTCGGcagcgcagcagcagcagcagcagcagcgagtGCTCGCTCCCCTGCCTCGGGGCTCTTTATAGCCCGGCCAGGAGGCGTTGCCGGCGCCTTTCGACACCCCTGACAGCCAAAGCCAAATTCCAGAATCatcattttcctctccttgaTTTCACATCTTTTGTCACATCCACCGGGCAACACTGTGGCTCACATGggacttttttcctctttgattcCCAGCACCTGGCGTGGTGCAGGTCCCTGCTCGGGGCTATGTTTTGGCATTCCCAGTGTCCATTCCTGCTCCACCCTCTGCTTCCTCATGAAGTAACACAAGTGAATCCTCTGTTATCCGCCAGGTCACCTGCAAGTATCATTGCAAACACCTACAAAtctgtttatttggttttttaaggAGTCTAAAGCCAAGGAAAGCTTTTTTAAAGCCAAATGCACACAAGAGCTCTGTGCATCCATAATCTTTACATGGGCCAAGCCAAAGCTTGGAAACTTTGAATGGAAACTTTCCTGTCAGGACCTTTATTGCAGGACAAGCACAGACCTGGCAGGATTTGTGTACTGATAGAGGATTTGGCAGAAATCTTATAGCTCAAAAAGAGAATAAACTCCAGCAATTTCTGCTTATATACCAGCCTGGGCTGAATCTCCCTACAGAGACTGGAAAGTCCCTACAGTGGTGGGTTTTCAGTCAGTTTAAAGGGTGGATGAGTAATGTTTCCCAGCAGTACCTGCTTTGCTCCACCAcctttcccaaatcccacagaaacTGCCTGTAACTTCTAAAAAATGTAGAAGGTAAAAAACCCTGTGCTCTCTCAACACCGAGGCAGGGTTTAATGCTTAAACATTCTAAATCAGAGGAGAGGGACTGAAACTCTACCAGacacccacagccagggcaggttcCTCGCAATTCCTGATGGGAAGAGAAGGATCAATCCTTATCAATGGGAAGAGCAGGATAAATCCTTATCAGTAGGAAGAGTGTGATCAATCCTTATCAGTGTTTGGGCTCTAGGCTTTTCCCTACAGATTTGCAGCTGAAGACAGTGATGCCAATGGTAGCAGGAGCAGCATCACCTCTATCAAAAGTGGTGATGGGCAAAGCCCAACACATCCAGCACTGGGGGTGAGGACCCTGCACACACCAAGGTTTGACCACTCTGGCACAGAGGGGAGGGACAGTGCTGGCCACACCTGCCCCAGGCTACTGAAGGACTGAGCAGAATGATTACAATAACATAGCTGGACAGGTATTGGTgtggaaaaaaagcagcaaagaagcAGGAAATGTGGGACTGCtctgttttattctttcttgGGGAAAAAGCCCTTTGCTGATGTGATGCCAGCTCTTGTTGTGTGCAGTGGAAAATCGCACACCCAGCCCGgcctgcctggctccagccatGGCATTCTCAATAAAAGAAGTTATTTTAGCTTTTCTCAGAGGTGCCTGTGAGGTAGTGAAGGAGTTATAGGGATTAGGAACCCTTTTGTGTTCTCACTCATGTTGTgagctccttccttcccagccccctCCGGCTGTTTTCACATCATAATGCACTAACTGATTTTGGAGGTGCTCGGATGTTCCCAGAGCCTCACCCTCAGTAATTCATAGTGCCTCCTTTCTTTCATGTTCCCCGAAGGACACAGTAACAACAAGGCTTTATCTGCCTCCTGTTACATCTCAGGACTTCACAGCAGTCACGCTCCCTTTAGCAGCTGTGGGGTGACTTTCTGGGCAGCCACCAAGCCACAAGAGAGAGACTCTGGATCCTCTCACTCAaaggctctgctctctgggcaGCACTGCCTCACACCCATGGGCTTCAGATTTGGAATTTTGACTCCCCAAGCTGCAAAAACGGAGAGGTTGGAATGCCCACGTTCCCTcggagagctggggaaggagggggaccTGGGCACAACCCAGCACTGGCAAAGAGCAGAGTGAGCAGAGGACAGTGCTCAACTCCCAGCACCATCCTGGTGCAACCTGGCAGGGCCAAGCTCAGCTGTTCCTGGCCCGTTTCCCTCTGCACTGGGGGGTACAGGATTACCCAACACCCATCGTGTGAGAGCTGTGCTCCAGAGTCATCCTGGGccacccctgctcccagctcttccAGATGTGCTCACTTTGCTCATGTTTGCTCCAGCAAACACCCCCCTGCTCCAGGCAATTCCCTCCTTGGCCCTGAGCCTCCCACATGGGCTaaaagctctgctgtgaggTCTGACCCCCCTCAGGTCACCCTCACATTTTAGGGCAAGTTCCAACTCGGCCTGGAGGTGACAACTGCCCTAACACGAGGCAAAGCCCTTCCACAGCCCACAGGAAGGGGACACCTGGCCTTTTTACAGCTTCTCTTGTATATTATCACAACCTCAGCCCAGGTTTCAGTTCTTTTACCAGATGTGGCAGATGTCACACAGACAATCTGGAAATTGTCCTGCAATATCAGCTTTTCCCTGGTCTTTTCTGACCAATGCTCttgctgggcagctgctgccctggctcctgaCTGAGCTCCTGGAACAACAATCCCACACTATTCTGACTGACATCAGGAacctccagcacagagctcccctgtgctgcctgTTGACATCAGAGTACAGAGGAGCAGTTCTGCCTCAGCTATTTCATATTACCCAAAGAATTCAATCTCCCAGGCTTTTCTGAAGCACTCACCCACAACAAATTCCCttgagataaaagaaaaaaagatcatAATGCTCAGGAGATGGTATCAGAGTCTGTTCCAGCAAGAAGCACGCTGGAGATGCAATCTGTGCCTcgtgtgctgcagcaggaggaaaggacTGAAATCCTTGGTGTGCATTGGAGGGGAGGTGACATTTCCTGCTGGGGTGACCACGATGCACACACGCAGTGCCCAGAgtgggcagggctgcagtggaACGGCCACGGTCAGTGTGTTGCATTTACCTCAAACAATAACAGCTAATTGTGCTTTTCATGTCATGAATAAGAGCTAATTAGGAGTCATTGCTTTTTCCCTGTGGGCCAGCTTCTCCGAGCTGTGGAATTGCCTTCCACAGCaattcccagctcagctggagctcACTGAGGGTTGCAGACCTGGGAAAGGAGCACTCCTGAGTGTGAGAAACGGCAGGCACATGCTCTACCCTTGCTGATGGGTTTGCTCTGTAAGTCTCAACAACAGAAAATAGGGAACAAATATATCAAGGTGTGGAGTGACACACGATGTCTTTGTTTCTATCTCAGCTGTCGATTCTTTACCATCTGCCAGGACGTGTCCTGACGGCCCCCCCACATTATCTGGAAAAAGCCTTCCCAGCTCCTATTACCATGAAAGGAAACAGTGCCTGTGCAATGGAAACTCCCTCTGGGCTGCCCGGGGCACTTTGCCATCAGccagcctgcccagcctcgGCTGCCCGGGCTGCAGGGTGGGGGTGATGCCACCCCCTTTAATCCCCTCCTTCCACACCAAGAGACTGAGAGATGgacagcacagcccggcccggcggctgcagagggggagaggaggcagaggaggcagtggggagaaggaaaggaccAGGAGTGACTCTGGATTGTCCCTCTGCAGGCTCCAAACTGGAGCAGTGCAGTCAGATATTGCTGTGCCACTGTCCTCCAGCTGCCCCAATGGCAGCCCCATATCAGGGCCACTCTGGGCTCCTGATgagctcctctcctctcctctcctctcctctcctctcctctcctctcctctcctctcctctcctctcctctcctctcctctcctctcctctcctctcctctcctctcctctcctctcctctcctctcctctcctctcctctcctctcctctcctctcctctcctctcctctcctctcctctcatGTGGAACAGGGTGATGTTCCTGCATTTGGCCCAGGTCCTGAGTGGTTTGCAGAGCATCAGGTGAggtcccagccctgtgtcatTGATGCTTCATGAGCCACCTCCCCCAGTGAGGCCCATGTtggggcacagagctgcttcccagcagagcccactcTGCCTGTTTGGCACAGGGTGTGCCAAGGAGATCCCTCCCAGAGTGATTCCCAGGGAATCAGCACTGCTGACACAGCCAgtccacagctctgctgctcatccAAGGCAGCATGGGGTTCTCTCTGCTGCATTCAGGGATCATGGGCCCCTCTGGCACGGGATGGTTTTTCCACACTTGTTGAAGCTCTTCCCCCCAGTCCCACTGCCCTCATGGGCACCCAGGCACTGTGACAGCcccactgtgacactgtggcactgtgacagccccaggcactgccagcccaacccaggctgggcacagcctctctgctggCACCTCTAAGCCAGGAGGGACTGAACAAAGTGTGATCTCCAGTCTCCAAGGGCTGGCTCagccctctgcctctgcctggggaTGAGGGACTCACTCCAGgaagctcagggctgagcacttTGGCTCCCTGTGGGCTGTCTCTGGTGACATCCTCACCCACACAGTGACAGTGTGCAGAGCCAAGACCACATCTGGGCATTCCCTTGGTCAGAGCCCAAGGCTCAAGCTGCTCTGATGCTGGGTGGGACCAAGGCTCTTCTGTGAATCTCCCCAAGCTGCAGAGGTGTGAACAGAGCAAGAAGGACAGATGAACACACCTCAGGGCTTGTTTTACTCAgacagaagaatatttttatgtcTGAAAAGAGCCAAAGTCTCAAGACACCAGGAG
The DNA window shown above is from Molothrus aeneus isolate 106 chromosome 28, BPBGC_Maene_1.0, whole genome shotgun sequence and carries:
- the LOC136567219 gene encoding keratin, type I cytoskeletal 14-like translates to MSTTVRQYSSSTSLKGFGGLGGGSSRVSSVRVGGGGYRAPSVHGGSGSYSVSSRVVSGLGSGFGGSYCSSAGGALGGGFGGSYGAGFGAAFGGGFGGFGGGDGILPAGEKETMQNLNDRLAAYLDKVRALEEANTDLEVKIREWYKKQGPGPDRDYSPYYRTIEELRNKVLAATVDNSNLLLQIDNARLTADDFRTKFESEQALRMSVEADINGLRRVLDELTLSRADLEMQIENLKEELAYLKKNHEEEMTALRGQVGGEISVEMDAAPGIDLTKILAEMREQYESLAEKNRRDAEQWFFSKTEELNREVAINTEQLQSGKTEITELRRTIQSLEIDLQSQLSTKAALEGTLADTEARYGTQLAQLQMLITGVEEQLAELRCDMERQNHEYRVLLDVKCRLEQEIATYRRLLEGEDAHMSSHYISQPVKEGPVTTRQIRTIFEEVQDGKVISSREQITQAAH